The Corvus hawaiiensis isolate bCorHaw1 chromosome 2, bCorHaw1.pri.cur, whole genome shotgun sequence genome includes a window with the following:
- the ILDR1 gene encoding immunoglobulin-like domain-containing receptor 1 gives MAPRGRCRWPLLLAWLPAGCLSLLVTVQHVERYTTLFATVILKCDYSTSAQLQDVVVTWRFKSFCKDPIFDYYSASYQAGLALGQDPSDDCNDSQRKVRIVIQKFGQKDPVLGIDYQQRKITIQNRADLVISEVMWWDHGMYYCTVEAPGDTSGDADKEVKLIVLHWLTVLLIILGGLLLLLLFGICWCQCCPQYCCCHIQCGCCPTRCCCNQKVLERHRFMKQAQALAPWLSPNMFHGGADRNSKLSSYQLNPLLQRDVSLQNSLPLAQPQAQLSHNNGVLDYLESEIQNLNMSQLRPPSHQRQAVQPSLLSSLGSDIVPPPLADHVSSSHGSSHSSRPQRAARTPRPWDSAAEDRRENRRWPLPSSGDSHSSYSQEPWDRQRDDHPQRQRTGGYNGRPQQSRRDVSPPRQAERGRSSSSSFYPEEAKERSSHHHGGRQEPGGRREYEHHAGRSNYSGQRRHSYSPPSRRGSWSSSEERVRVPVSNRRQRNRRSREWPEDKPPSYRSLEIIPAQDKKHKGSAGTRSDRGSSHSGRSIVI, from the exons GTTGCCTCTCCCTCCTGGTGACAGTGCAGCATGTTGAGCGCTACACCACCTTATTTGCCACTGTCATCCTCAAGTGTGACTACAGCACCTCAGCGCAGCTGCAGGACGTGGTGGTGACCTGGCGCTTCAAATCCTTCTGCAAAGACCCCATCTTTGACTACTACTCAGCCT CATACCAGGCTGGTTTAGCCCTTGGCCAGGACCCTTCTGACGACTGCAATGACAGCCAGCGGAAGGTGCGCATTGTCATCCAGAAAttcgggcagaaggaccctgtGCTGGGCATCGACTACCAGCAGCGAAAAATCACCATTCAGAACC GAGCAGACCTTGTCATCAGTGAGGTCATGTGGTGGGACCATGGCATGTACTACTGCACTGTGGAAGCACCAGGAGACACCTCAGGTGATGCGGACAAAGAAGTTAAGCTGATTGTTCTCC actGGCTCACAGTACTCCTTATCATTCTCGGtggcctcctcctccttctgctgTTTGGGATATGCTGGTGCCAGTGCTGCCCCCAGTATTGCTGCTGCCACATCCAGTGTGGCTGCTGTCCAACACGGTGCTGCTGTAATCAGAAAG tactGGAACGGCACCGGTTCATGAAGCAGGCTCAGGCACTTGCACCCTGGTTATCACCCAACATGTTCCACGGAGGTGCCGACAGGAACTCAAAACTTTCCTCTTACCAGCTGAACCCTCTACTGCAACGAG ATGTATCTCTGCAGAACAGTCTTCCACTGGCGCAGCCACAAGCTCAGCTTTCCCATAACAACGGTGTTTTGGACTACCTGGAGTCTGAAATCCAAAACCTGAACATGTCCCAGCTGCGGCCGCCCTCTCACCAGCGGCAGGCTGTGCAGCCCAGCTTGCTGTCCTCGCTGGGCTCCGACATCGTGCCACCCCCTCTCGCCGACCACGTCTCCTCCAGCCACGGGAGCAGCCACTCCTCACGGCCACAAAGAGCTGCCCGCACCCCCAGGCCCTGGGACTCTGCAGCAGAGGACAGAAGGGAAAACCGGAGGTGGCCCTTGCCTTCCAGTGGGGATTCTCATTCCAGCTACAGTCAGGAGCCCTGGGACAGGCAGCGAGACGATCATCCTCAGAGGCAGAGGACAGGTGGCTACAATGGCAGGCCCCAGCAGTCCCGACGGGATGTATCTCCCCCGCGCCAGGCtgagaggggcaggagcagcagcagcagtttctaTCCGGAGGAGGCCAAGGAGCGCTCCAGCCACCATCATGGTGGGCGGCAGGAGCCCGGGGGGAGGCGAGAATACGAGCACCATGCTGGGAGGAGCAATTACTCCGGCCAGCGGCGGCACAGCTACTCCCCCCCTTCTCGCAGGGGCTCGTGGAGCTCCTCAGAAGAGCGAGTCCGTGTCCCGGTGTCAAACCGAAGGCAGAGGAATCGCAGGTCCCGGGAGTGGCCAGAAGATAAACCCCCCAGTTATCGCTCCTTAGAAatcatcccagcccaggacaagaAGCACAAAGGCAGTGCAGGGACCCGCTCG GACAGAGGAAGTTCCCACAGTGGAAGAAGCATAGTCATTTAA